The Agrobacterium larrymoorei nucleotide sequence GCACACTCTATCCGGCTCTGCGGAAACTGGTTTTGGCACCACCCCCGCTTGGCACTATATCCGATCCATTGTGCAGGGAGACGTCTTCGAGTTCCGCCGATAAATCTCGAGCGAGGCCCGGGTTTTACGTCAGTATGAGCGGCTTCATGCAGGCCGGCTTCTTCGACGCTGGCGGGGTCATGATGTCTAAGGGGATCGACGGCATACATCTGCCGCGCGGCGCCAATACCAAGCTCGGCGAAGCGCTCGCAGATGCCATCAAATCCCTGCGCTAGGGGCAGAATATCAATTCGTCCTAATTTTAGTTCGGCCGAAGTCCTATACGCTAGAGCGCAATTTCAACAAGCGGGAACATTTATAGCCAGACCGCCAAGACTGGTTTCCTTGTACCGCACATCCATGTCATCGCCGGTCTGGCGCATTGTTTCGATACAGGCGTCCAATGCTATAAGATGGGAGCCGTCGGACTTTAGCGCCAGGGACGCAGCCGTAACAGCTTTGACGGCCCCAACGGCGTTGCGCTCGATGCACGGCACCTGAACCAGGCCACCGACCGGATCACAGGTCGTTCCGAGGTGATGTTCCAAGGCGATTTCGGCCGCCTGCTCCACCTGTTCCGCCGTACCACCAAGGGCTGCCGTCAGTCCAGCCGCTGCCATAGCAGCGGCCGAGCCGACCTCCCCCTGGCAGCCGACTTCGGCGCCGGAAATCGAGGCGTTGTGTTTGATTATACCACCGACAGCCGCAGATGTGAGCAAGAAGGTCTCGACCGCCTTCGGGTCACGTCCGGTATGGAAATGGAGCATGTATCTTAAGACAGCGGGTACGACGCCCGCAGCGCCGTTTGTCGGCGCCGTGACGACGCGGGCTCCGGCAGCATTCTCCTCATTTACAGCCATCGCATAGGCAGCAAGCCAGTCGTTAGCGAGCATTGGGTTGGGGGTGTTTCGTCTCGCATCCTGTTTAAGGCGGTCAACGAGTGCTTTAGCACGCCGCTTGAGACCTAGGCCGCCGGGCAGAACACCTTCATTGTCAAGACCGCGATCGATACACGCGGACATCACGCCCCAGATCTGCGTTAGTCCGTCACTGACTTCGGCCTTGCTGCGGTATACTTCTTCGTTTGCAAGCTTCATTTGTGCTATGGAAAGCTGAGACTTCCGCGCCATGTCCAGCATTCTCGCTGCGGTGTCGAAAGGATACGGAATCTGGCAATGAACGGCAGCAGGAGCGGACTTACTTTCGCGCTCCTCGGGTGTAACCACAAATCCACCGCCAATGGAATAATAGATCCTCTTGAGTAGCAGCTTGCCTGCTGAGTCCAGCGCCTCAAATGACATGCCGTTTGGATGACCCGGCAGGGTCGTTGTCCGATCAAAAACCAAGTCTGTTTTAGGATCGAATGCGTAGGACGGGTGGCCGTCCGGGTTCACACACTTGCCAGCGCGCACCATGCTGACGGCATCGTCCATTCGATCGGGATCGATTGTCGCAGGATGATATCCACATAGGCCGAGAATGACCGCCCGGTCGGTCGCATGGCCGACTGCAGTGAAAGCAAGGGACCCATGGAGCGTAACCCTTAAGCTGGATACTTTCACAGCCCTAGGCCGTGGCCAGTCTCCACAAAGCAGTTCGTTGAGAAAGCGCGTCGCAGCAACCATAGGCCCCATCGTGTGGGAACTCGATGGGCCGATGCCGATCTTGTAAAGGTCGAAAACAGATATAAACATCTCGCCTCTCTGCGGAGCATAATCACTTTCGTATTCGGTGTGGCGGGAGATGCGCACGAAGATCGTCGCAATACTCGCCCCACTTTAGGGGCGAGCGTGAGCGTGAAGGTCAGAAACCAGACTTGAAATCGTTCCAGCCTTGGAGCCAGTCGTCGTAGGTCGCATACTTGTCCGACGTGGTCGGCGGTAGGGCGTGGATTGGCGATTTGGCGAGCGCCGCCTCGATGTTTCCATAGTCAAAAAGCGCTTTTGTATCAGCGTCCATATAATCAATGGCCTTGCTGCTAACGGCGGCGCATGCTGTGGTTTTTGCAGCTTGCGCCTGAACAGCAGGATCAAGAGACTGGTTCATGAATGCGTATGCGGTGTCGATGTTTTCGGCCGTTTTCGGAACGAACCAGGCATCGCACCAGGTTACACCGCCTTCTTCGGGAATGACCGTATGAGACTTGACGCCGGCCTTCGCCGTCTCTGCAGGCACGCCTGTCCACGTGCAAAGGCAACCGAGGATTTCCTTCGATGCTATTAGAGATGCTACGTCGCCGTTTGACGTCGCAAAGGTACGCACCTGCTTCTTCCATGGCTGCAGGTTCTCCCATGCCGCCGCCATCTCATCGCGAGTAACATAAGGAAATTTGTCGCCAAGACCCGCGA carries:
- a CDS encoding L-serine ammonia-lyase, whose amino-acid sequence is MFISVFDLYKIGIGPSSSHTMGPMVAATRFLNELLCGDWPRPRAVKVSSLRVTLHGSLAFTAVGHATDRAVILGLCGYHPATIDPDRMDDAVSMVRAGKCVNPDGHPSYAFDPKTDLVFDRTTTLPGHPNGMSFEALDSAGKLLLKRIYYSIGGGFVVTPEERESKSAPAAVHCQIPYPFDTAARMLDMARKSQLSIAQMKLANEEVYRSKAEVSDGLTQIWGVMSACIDRGLDNEGVLPGGLGLKRRAKALVDRLKQDARRNTPNPMLANDWLAAYAMAVNEENAAGARVVTAPTNGAAGVVPAVLRYMLHFHTGRDPKAVETFLLTSAAVGGIIKHNASISGAEVGCQGEVGSAAAMAAAGLTAALGGTAEQVEQAAEIALEHHLGTTCDPVGGLVQVPCIERNAVGAVKAVTAASLALKSDGSHLIALDACIETMRQTGDDMDVRYKETSLGGLAINVPAC